One genomic segment of Lysobacter sp. 5GHs7-4 includes these proteins:
- a CDS encoding TonB-dependent receptor — MNHRNLRPAVRLGLLPAGIAIALVPAFASAQEADAAPAQDATTLDRIEVTGSRIKRADIETSQPIFTLTRAEIDKQGVTSVADVLQRISSNGAALNSTFNNGGDGSSGISLRNLGSSRTLVLVNGRRWTTQLDGSVDLNTIPASIIERVEVLKDGASTIYGSDAIAGVVNIITRRNFEGAEAGAYIGQYSQQDGDRQAYDFSLGVSNDRSSLLLGASYVKEEAVMAGARKISAGGAPFFSGQSGTGFPGSFVDDMGTSTDPDDDVRYVLDAQGNKVPYQSSVHGYNTAPDNYLLTPQERTSLFAQGTFNITDNLTFRTETLYNQRLSEQLLAAMPVTGLTLSKDSLYAPAEYKGVRDLIGVNRRFQETGGRSYNQDVKNFHFYGGLEGYFSVGDRQFDWDAGYRYDKSDENTLTYGLFNLAALRNAYGPSEMRDGKAVCVTAPGGSVIAGCVPINPLGGLGSITPEGLAYTGFTAHDSAKVESKSYTLNVSGDIVDLPAGPLGFAAGYEHRSESGQFDPDAFIAAGLSTGNARSPTAGSYSLDEFYLEVAVPVLSDLPFAKLLDFSVATRYSDFSNFGNTLNSKFGFRWKPIDDLLIRGNWSEGFRAPSISNLYGGNTDSFESYIDPCSSHSPLRSNPQVAARCAAEGVPTNFVQPGDGSSRQTLEAFTWTSNDQLSPETSTSKTLGFVYSPSWLQGFDIALDWYKVKIENAITRPEAQFILDKCYAGTPGEQAAYCGLYQRGGTSAGNPNIIDKLEMPLLNLAQYEVEGYDMTLNYRLPETVYGKFSITWDTSYTSKWIATATEDSAAEERQGLYLPNDPYWRIKSNLYLDWSKGDFGATWGMRYKSGIDEVCPFTGANAQAYCSDPNRVTADGRAPRNHLGATTYHDMQFRYNTPWNATVSVGANNVFDKDPPLSLTAKYNMFDPQYDLPGRYYYLQYRQRF; from the coding sequence ATGAACCATCGCAATTTGCGTCCCGCGGTGCGGCTGGGCTTGCTGCCGGCCGGTATCGCGATCGCACTGGTGCCGGCGTTTGCCAGCGCCCAAGAAGCCGATGCAGCTCCCGCCCAAGACGCTACGACGCTCGATCGCATCGAGGTCACCGGCTCGCGCATCAAGCGCGCCGACATCGAAACTTCGCAGCCGATCTTCACCCTGACCCGCGCCGAGATCGACAAGCAGGGCGTGACCTCGGTCGCCGACGTGCTGCAGCGCATCTCCAGCAACGGCGCCGCGCTGAACTCGACCTTCAACAACGGCGGCGACGGTTCCTCGGGCATCAGCCTGCGTAACCTCGGCTCCAGCCGTACCCTGGTCCTCGTCAACGGCCGCCGCTGGACCACCCAGCTCGACGGCTCGGTCGACCTCAACACCATCCCGGCCTCGATCATCGAGCGCGTGGAAGTGCTGAAGGACGGCGCGTCGACCATCTACGGTTCCGACGCCATCGCCGGCGTGGTCAACATCATCACCCGTCGCAACTTCGAAGGTGCCGAAGCCGGCGCCTACATCGGCCAGTACAGCCAGCAGGACGGCGACCGTCAGGCTTACGACTTCAGCCTGGGCGTCAGCAACGACCGCTCCTCGCTGCTGCTCGGCGCGTCCTACGTCAAGGAAGAGGCCGTCATGGCCGGCGCCCGCAAGATCTCCGCTGGCGGCGCGCCGTTCTTCAGCGGCCAGAGCGGCACCGGCTTCCCGGGTTCGTTCGTCGACGACATGGGCACCTCGACCGATCCCGACGACGACGTGCGTTACGTCCTCGACGCGCAGGGCAACAAGGTTCCGTACCAGTCGTCCGTGCATGGCTACAACACCGCGCCGGACAACTACCTGCTGACCCCGCAGGAGCGCACCTCGCTGTTCGCGCAGGGCACGTTCAACATCACCGACAACCTGACCTTCCGCACCGAGACGCTGTACAACCAGCGCCTGTCGGAGCAGCTGCTCGCGGCGATGCCGGTCACCGGCCTGACCCTGAGCAAGGACAGCCTGTACGCTCCGGCCGAGTACAAGGGCGTGCGCGACCTGATCGGCGTCAACCGCCGCTTCCAGGAAACCGGCGGCCGTTCGTACAACCAGGACGTCAAGAACTTCCACTTCTACGGCGGCCTGGAAGGCTACTTCAGCGTCGGCGACCGTCAGTTCGATTGGGACGCGGGCTACCGTTACGACAAGTCGGACGAGAACACCCTGACCTACGGCCTGTTCAACCTGGCCGCGCTGCGCAACGCCTACGGTCCGTCGGAAATGCGCGACGGCAAGGCCGTGTGCGTGACCGCTCCGGGCGGTTCCGTCATCGCCGGCTGCGTGCCGATCAATCCGCTGGGCGGCCTGGGTTCGATCACGCCGGAAGGCCTGGCGTACACCGGCTTCACCGCGCACGATTCGGCCAAGGTCGAGTCCAAGAGCTACACCCTCAACGTCAGCGGCGACATCGTCGACCTGCCGGCCGGCCCGCTGGGCTTCGCCGCGGGCTATGAGCACCGCAGCGAGAGCGGCCAGTTCGATCCGGACGCGTTCATCGCCGCCGGCCTGAGCACGGGCAACGCGCGTTCGCCCACGGCCGGTTCGTACTCGCTGGACGAGTTCTACCTCGAAGTCGCCGTGCCGGTGCTGTCCGACCTGCCGTTCGCCAAGCTGCTCGACTTCTCGGTCGCCACGCGTTACTCGGACTTCAGCAACTTCGGCAACACGCTGAACAGCAAGTTCGGTTTCCGCTGGAAGCCGATCGACGACCTGCTGATCCGCGGTAACTGGTCGGAGGGCTTCCGCGCCCCGAGCATCAGCAACCTCTACGGCGGCAACACCGACTCGTTCGAGAGCTACATCGATCCGTGCTCGAGCCACTCGCCGCTGCGCAGCAACCCGCAGGTCGCTGCCCGTTGCGCCGCCGAAGGCGTGCCGACCAACTTCGTGCAGCCGGGCGACGGTTCGTCGCGCCAGACGCTGGAAGCGTTCACCTGGACCTCCAACGACCAGCTGTCGCCGGAAACCTCGACCAGCAAGACCCTGGGCTTCGTGTACAGCCCGAGCTGGCTGCAGGGCTTCGACATCGCGCTGGACTGGTACAAGGTCAAGATCGAGAACGCGATCACCCGTCCGGAAGCGCAGTTCATCCTCGACAAGTGCTACGCCGGTACCCCGGGCGAGCAGGCGGCTTACTGCGGTCTGTACCAGCGCGGCGGCACCTCGGCCGGCAACCCGAACATCATCGACAAGCTCGAGATGCCGCTGCTCAACCTCGCCCAGTACGAGGTCGAAGGCTACGACATGACCTTGAACTACCGTCTGCCGGAAACGGTCTACGGCAAGTTCTCGATCACCTGGGACACGTCGTACACCTCCAAGTGGATCGCCACCGCGACCGAAGATTCGGCTGCCGAGGAGCGTCAGGGCCTGTACCTGCCGAACGATCCGTACTGGCGCATCAAGTCCAACCTGTACCTGGATTGGAGCAAGGGCGACTTCGGTGCGACCTGGGGCATGCGCTACAAGTCGGGTATCGACGAGGTCTGCCCGTTCACCGGTGCGAACGCGCAGGCTTACTGCTCGGATCCGAACCGCGTGACCGCCGACGGTCGCGCGCCGCGTAACCACCTGGGCGCGACCACGTACCACGACATGCAGTTCCGCTACAACACGCCGTGGAACGCCACCGTCTCGGTCGGCGCGAACAACGTGTTCGACAAGGATCCGCCGCTGTCGCTGACCGCGAAGTACAACATGTTCGACCCGCAGTACGACCTGCCGGGCCGTTACTACTACCTGCAGTACCGTCAGCGCTTCTGA
- a CDS encoding aspartyl/asparaginyl beta-hydroxylase domain-containing protein codes for MKLQVPFIQLPLAFDAARLAAEIAALGEGPWRPHPQGFAGNSMLPLVAVDGDPANEAFSGRMRPTPELLRCPYLSQVFASLGATVGRSRLMRLSGHAEVTRHADQGYYWAERVRVHVPIVTQPTVRFECGDAAINMAAGECWIFDTWRQHRVINDAVESRIHLVVDTVGGGEFWELVGRGRPHNVPPAGWPQQNVVPQADVVAHFPCETVNVPAVMNPWELNAHFGLLFADAEPHPQLQQVRQAAMRFARTWQGLWFEYGERAEGRARYRDALQRFIDEVKGPSQTIRLRNELRWFNAMMTIVAKFAVAGDAPVGGGSAEQQRAVGDNA; via the coding sequence ATGAAATTGCAGGTGCCGTTCATCCAGTTGCCGCTGGCGTTCGACGCCGCGCGGCTGGCCGCCGAGATCGCCGCCCTGGGCGAGGGGCCGTGGCGCCCGCACCCGCAGGGCTTCGCCGGCAATTCGATGCTGCCGCTGGTCGCGGTGGACGGCGATCCGGCCAACGAGGCCTTTTCCGGGCGCATGCGGCCCACCCCGGAACTGCTGCGCTGCCCCTATCTGAGCCAGGTCTTCGCCAGCCTGGGCGCCACCGTCGGCCGCAGCCGCCTGATGCGCCTGTCCGGCCATGCCGAGGTCACCCGCCACGCCGATCAGGGCTATTACTGGGCCGAGCGCGTGCGCGTGCACGTGCCGATCGTGACCCAGCCGACGGTGCGCTTCGAGTGCGGCGACGCGGCGATCAACATGGCCGCCGGCGAATGCTGGATCTTCGACACCTGGCGCCAGCACCGGGTCATCAACGACGCGGTGGAGTCGCGCATCCATCTGGTCGTCGACACCGTCGGCGGCGGCGAATTCTGGGAACTGGTCGGACGCGGACGCCCGCACAACGTGCCGCCCGCGGGCTGGCCGCAGCAGAACGTCGTGCCGCAAGCGGACGTGGTCGCGCACTTTCCCTGCGAGACGGTCAACGTGCCCGCGGTGATGAACCCCTGGGAGCTCAACGCCCACTTCGGCCTGCTGTTCGCCGATGCCGAGCCGCATCCGCAGCTGCAACAGGTGCGTCAGGCCGCGATGCGGTTCGCGCGTACCTGGCAGGGGCTGTGGTTCGAATACGGCGAGCGCGCGGAAGGCCGCGCGCGCTACCGCGACGCGTTGCAGCGCTTCATCGACGAAGTCAAAGGGCCCAGCCAGACCATCCGGCTGCGCAACGAGTTGCGCTGGTTCAACGCGATGATGACCATCGTGGCCAAGTTCGCGGTCGCCGGCGACGCGCCGGTCGGCGGTGGCAGCGCGGAGCAGCAGCGCGCGGTGGGCGATAACGCCTGA
- a CDS encoding winged helix-turn-helix domain-containing protein yields the protein MGDCLVDVPLREILAPGARRARRITPKAMGVLLSLIEHQGRVVSRDALLAEVWPDTLPTNDVITQAITQLRKAFDDERGNPRYIETIAKNGYRLLTPVVWLGVEADAGHAARSERATPAAALVDPSRTTAEHPAFPDAHASDTVDAIPAVAAPSARGAWSSILGVIVAVAVLVGAIVLWSMLRAPAPPQDARAANAIPLPSERPYRLITSMPGFELAPTLSPDASMVAYVAIPERARATAIMVQTTDQTQPRMLSHPSGAAEDSAPAWSPDGRWIAFLRLEPGSACRIMMIAANGGAEREVGTCDHRSPPSFDWTPDSHGLVFGSMPTALGVVGMRQLDLASGEWTALNYRRGRADLDSAPRYSPDGRWIAFVRNAPLGDFWRVPAEGGEAERLTELRADIRGWDWLPDGSGVLFGRAVDGDVRMYRLDFDSGRITDTGIVDAQSPVAARSREAAVFVQRKPYFGLYRVMLPAQSGGLVHVVEPLFASSARDVLPSIAPDSRQMVFVSDRSGSNGLWWADLQRPESLRMIAGVQPATRYVSSWSADARSVLVSGRDRAGRAVVHEVVPSSGRVSQLDLPLTEPVQALYLPDPNRLLVLAAAGDGHLRLHLYDRRASPMRALAAIDDVSQAQIDPVGQRVLFTRPTRSGLWQADLALSPGSVRELNAEEPISDRYRLWAVAGDGEIRYLEQLQNCAARLRRIGLGDATTAPPLCLDQSRRAAVNGFSVSPRGDAVYVALVEWDGADIGYMDLLPAPKTEVPGWFK from the coding sequence GTGGGCGATTGCCTGGTGGACGTGCCGCTGCGCGAGATCCTCGCGCCCGGCGCGCGCCGCGCGCGCCGCATCACGCCCAAGGCCATGGGCGTGCTGCTGAGCCTGATCGAGCACCAGGGCCGGGTAGTGAGCCGCGACGCGCTGCTGGCCGAGGTCTGGCCCGACACGCTGCCGACCAACGACGTCATCACCCAGGCCATCACCCAGCTGCGCAAGGCCTTCGACGACGAGCGCGGCAATCCGCGCTACATCGAGACCATCGCCAAGAACGGCTATCGCCTGCTGACGCCGGTGGTGTGGCTGGGCGTCGAGGCCGACGCGGGCCACGCCGCACGCAGCGAGCGCGCGACGCCGGCCGCCGCCTTGGTCGATCCCTCGCGCACCACCGCCGAACATCCGGCGTTTCCCGATGCGCACGCCTCCGACACCGTGGACGCGATTCCCGCCGTCGCCGCGCCCAGCGCGCGCGGCGCCTGGAGCTCGATCCTGGGCGTGATCGTCGCGGTGGCGGTGCTGGTCGGCGCGATCGTGCTGTGGTCGATGCTGCGCGCGCCGGCGCCGCCGCAGGACGCGCGCGCGGCCAACGCGATACCGCTGCCCAGCGAGCGGCCGTATCGACTGATCACCTCGATGCCGGGCTTCGAACTGGCGCCGACGCTGTCGCCGGATGCGTCGATGGTGGCCTACGTCGCGATACCCGAACGCGCGCGCGCCACCGCGATCATGGTCCAGACCACCGATCAGACCCAGCCGCGCATGCTCAGCCATCCCAGCGGCGCCGCCGAGGACAGCGCGCCGGCGTGGTCGCCGGACGGGCGCTGGATCGCCTTCCTGCGCCTGGAGCCCGGCAGCGCCTGCCGGATCATGATGATCGCGGCCAACGGCGGCGCCGAGCGCGAGGTCGGCACCTGCGACCACCGCAGTCCGCCCAGTTTCGACTGGACGCCCGACAGCCACGGCCTGGTGTTCGGCAGCATGCCCACCGCGCTGGGCGTGGTCGGCATGCGCCAGCTCGACCTGGCCAGCGGCGAGTGGACCGCCTTGAACTACCGGCGCGGCCGCGCCGACCTGGACAGCGCGCCGCGTTACTCGCCCGACGGGCGCTGGATCGCGTTCGTGCGCAACGCGCCGCTGGGCGATTTCTGGCGCGTGCCCGCCGAAGGCGGCGAAGCCGAGCGCCTGACCGAGCTGCGCGCCGACATCCGCGGTTGGGACTGGCTGCCCGACGGCAGCGGGGTGCTGTTCGGGCGCGCCGTCGACGGCGACGTGCGCATGTACCGGCTCGATTTCGACAGCGGCCGCATCACCGACACCGGCATCGTCGACGCCCAGAGCCCGGTCGCCGCGCGCAGCCGCGAAGCGGCGGTGTTCGTGCAGCGCAAGCCGTACTTCGGGCTGTACCGGGTGATGCTGCCCGCGCAGTCCGGCGGCCTGGTGCACGTGGTCGAGCCGCTGTTCGCCTCGTCGGCGCGCGACGTGCTGCCCTCGATCGCGCCCGATTCGCGGCAGATGGTGTTCGTGTCCGACCGCTCCGGCAGCAACGGCCTGTGGTGGGCGGACCTGCAGCGGCCGGAATCGCTGCGCATGATCGCCGGTGTGCAGCCGGCCACGCGCTATGTCTCCAGCTGGTCGGCCGACGCGCGCAGCGTGCTGGTCAGCGGCCGCGACCGCGCCGGCCGCGCGGTGGTGCACGAAGTGGTGCCGTCCAGCGGCCGGGTCTCGCAGCTGGACCTGCCGCTGACCGAGCCCGTGCAGGCCCTGTACCTGCCCGACCCCAACCGCCTGTTGGTGCTGGCCGCGGCCGGCGACGGCCACCTGCGCCTGCACCTGTACGACCGCCGCGCCAGCCCGATGCGGGCCCTGGCCGCGATCGACGACGTGTCCCAGGCCCAGATCGACCCGGTCGGCCAGCGCGTGCTGTTCACCCGGCCCACCCGCAGCGGCCTGTGGCAGGCCGACCTGGCGCTGTCGCCGGGCAGCGTGCGCGAGCTGAACGCCGAAGAACCGATCTCCGACCGCTACCGCCTGTGGGCGGTGGCCGGCGACGGCGAGATCCGCTACCTGGAGCAGCTGCAGAATTGTGCCGCCCGCCTGCGTCGCATCGGCCTGGGAGACGCCACCACGGCGCCGCCGCTGTGCCTGGACCAAAGCCGGCGCGCCGCGGTCAACGGCTTCTCTGTCAGCCCGCGCGGCGACGCCGTGTACGTGGCCCTGGTCGAGTGGGACGGCGCCGATATCGGTTACATGGACCTGTTGCCGGCCCCGAAGACCGAAGTGCCGGGTTGGTTCAAGTAA
- a CDS encoding adenosine deaminase: MDQGNRWIGLGVAAALLGASLGAQAKGDPGEARTAAYFDRIAGSPPQLRMFLQAMPKGGDLHNHATGSVYAEDFLRWAADQDYCVATDSHRIVRPPCEAPAAVPVRDLASRDYAAYSRAIDALSMRNASLPDADRFFASFDGFRALSSGDAGRVTAAARELAADDRVLYLELMTMPRAAQALLDAAKASGLDGSDPDALMAALAPLLPAAVAQARAELDRDEAAYAAANACGGAQARPACAVEVRYQIPVPRHRPPAQAFAAMAYGYALAEADPRWVGVNIVGPEHHPSALRDYATHMRMFAYFKQRHPRVSSSLHAGELTLGLVPPRELRHHVRDAVAVAGARRIGHGVDIAYETDARELLQRMARERVAVEINLSSNAAILGVQGAQHPLRTYLAYGVPVVLSTDDQGVLRSDLSHEYLRAAQEQGLGYAQLKQLARDSLEYAFLPGASLWQGRAGAARVSACARDAGDADCARYLQGSAKARLQWRLEQEFAQFERGYR; encoded by the coding sequence ATGGACCAAGGCAACCGCTGGATCGGCCTGGGCGTGGCGGCGGCGCTGCTGGGCGCCAGCCTGGGTGCGCAGGCCAAGGGCGACCCCGGCGAGGCGCGCACGGCCGCGTACTTCGACCGCATCGCCGGCAGCCCGCCGCAGCTGCGCATGTTCCTGCAGGCCATGCCCAAGGGCGGCGACCTGCATAACCACGCCACCGGCTCGGTGTATGCCGAGGATTTCCTGCGCTGGGCGGCGGATCAGGACTACTGCGTCGCCACCGACAGCCACCGCATCGTGCGCCCGCCCTGCGAGGCCCCGGCCGCCGTGCCGGTGCGCGATCTGGCCAGCCGCGACTACGCCGCCTACAGCCGCGCCATCGACGCGCTGTCGATGCGCAACGCCAGCCTGCCCGACGCCGACCGCTTCTTCGCCAGCTTCGACGGCTTCCGCGCGCTGTCCTCCGGCGATGCCGGGCGCGTGACCGCGGCCGCGCGCGAGCTGGCCGCGGACGACCGCGTCCTCTATCTGGAGTTGATGACGATGCCGCGCGCCGCGCAGGCCTTGCTGGACGCGGCCAAGGCCAGCGGCCTGGACGGCAGCGACCCGGATGCGCTGATGGCGGCGCTGGCCCCCTTGTTGCCGGCGGCGGTGGCGCAGGCGCGCGCCGAACTGGACCGCGACGAGGCGGCCTATGCCGCCGCCAACGCCTGCGGCGGCGCACAGGCGCGGCCCGCGTGCGCGGTCGAAGTGCGCTACCAGATTCCGGTGCCGCGGCATCGCCCGCCCGCGCAGGCCTTCGCCGCGATGGCCTACGGCTACGCCCTGGCCGAGGCCGACCCGCGCTGGGTCGGCGTCAACATCGTCGGGCCGGAGCATCATCCGTCGGCGCTGCGCGATTACGCGACGCACATGCGCATGTTCGCCTACTTCAAGCAGCGGCATCCGCGCGTTTCCTCGTCGCTGCATGCCGGCGAACTGACCCTGGGCCTGGTGCCGCCGCGCGAACTGCGTCACCACGTGCGCGATGCGGTCGCGGTGGCCGGCGCCAGACGCATCGGCCACGGCGTCGATATCGCCTACGAAACCGATGCGCGCGAGCTGCTGCAACGCATGGCGCGCGAGCGCGTGGCGGTGGAGATCAACCTCAGCAGCAACGCCGCCATCCTGGGCGTGCAGGGCGCGCAGCACCCGCTGCGGACCTACCTGGCGTACGGCGTGCCGGTGGTGCTGTCCACCGACGATCAGGGCGTGCTGCGCAGCGATTTGAGCCACGAGTACCTGCGCGCGGCGCAGGAGCAGGGCCTGGGCTATGCGCAGCTCAAGCAGCTCGCGCGCGACAGTTTGGAGTACGCCTTCCTGCCCGGCGCCAGCCTGTGGCAGGGCCGC
- a CDS encoding helix-turn-helix transcriptional regulator: MEQAQWADRGQLLQLDSPDNAAAGSCVGVSRLGSAQLSGTNFSIWVQLRGASWVEAKEGKFRLRRGDWIAFERDSKPVLQADRHGLCVGLNLSADALKAMSRFTDCGLYAGRGRMTRRDARVALRLWRQASVRAADTEAPAEVTALRPILLHLAGIQRDLASRIPRCPGRSRSRKRQVFGRLQRARLYLEGNCDRVVRISELAELTSFSSWYFSKTFHSLYEESPQAASARMRLEHAADLLKSTTMMIGEVAAASGFDNCCSFARAFRARFGVSATRYRSAAASGAATRADSAKSASRTRKEMLATGT, from the coding sequence ATGGAGCAAGCGCAATGGGCGGATCGCGGGCAGCTGCTGCAGCTCGACAGCCCGGACAACGCAGCGGCGGGTAGCTGCGTCGGCGTCTCCCGCCTCGGCAGCGCACAGCTGTCGGGCACCAACTTCTCGATCTGGGTGCAGCTGCGCGGCGCGTCCTGGGTCGAAGCCAAGGAAGGCAAGTTCCGTCTGCGTCGTGGCGATTGGATCGCCTTCGAGCGCGACTCCAAGCCGGTCCTGCAGGCCGACCGTCACGGCCTGTGCGTGGGCCTGAACCTCAGTGCCGACGCGCTCAAGGCGATGTCGCGCTTCACCGACTGCGGCCTGTACGCCGGTCGCGGCCGCATGACCCGTCGCGACGCCCGCGTCGCCCTGCGCCTGTGGCGCCAGGCCAGCGTGCGCGCCGCCGACACCGAGGCCCCGGCCGAAGTCACCGCGCTGCGTCCGATCCTGTTGCACCTGGCCGGCATCCAGCGCGATCTGGCTTCGCGCATTCCGCGTTGCCCGGGCCGCTCGCGCAGCCGCAAGCGCCAGGTGTTCGGTCGCCTGCAACGCGCGCGTCTGTATCTGGAAGGCAATTGCGACCGCGTGGTGCGCATCAGCGAATTGGCCGAACTCACCAGCTTCTCCAGCTGGTACTTCTCCAAGACTTTCCACTCTTTATATGAAGAGAGTCCGCAGGCGGCCTCGGCGCGCATGCGTCTGGAGCACGCGGCCGATCTGCTCAAGAGCACCACGATGATGATCGGCGAAGTCGCCGCCGCCAGCGGCTTCGACAACTGCTGCAGCTTCGCGCGTGCGTTCCGTGCGCGTTTCGGCGTCTCGGCCACGCGTTATCGCAGCGCCGCGGCCAGCGGCGCGGCTACGCGGGCCGATTCGGCAAAGTCCGCGAGCCGCACGCGCAAAGAGATGCTCGCCACCGGCACCTGA
- the ppa gene encoding inorganic diphosphatase codes for MGLDLVPTGKNPPEEINVIIEIPKDAEPVKYEVDKASGAIFVDRILSTPMRYPCNYGYVPHTLCGDGDPADVLVVLPLPLIPGSVIRCRPVGVLRMTDEAGGDEKLLAVPIDKVFAGYSHISDIEQVSQHWLDRIGHFFEHYKDLEKGKWVKLDGWGKAAEAKQILLEAIDRYNATEESDKPKF; via the coding sequence ATGGGCCTGGACCTCGTCCCCACCGGCAAGAACCCGCCGGAAGAGATCAACGTCATCATCGAAATCCCCAAGGACGCCGAGCCGGTCAAGTACGAGGTCGACAAGGCCTCCGGTGCGATCTTCGTCGACCGCATCCTGTCCACGCCGATGCGTTACCCCTGCAACTACGGCTACGTGCCGCACACCCTGTGCGGCGACGGCGATCCGGCCGACGTGCTGGTGGTGCTGCCGCTGCCGCTGATCCCCGGCTCGGTCATCCGCTGCCGTCCGGTCGGCGTGCTGCGCATGACCGACGAAGCCGGCGGCGACGAAAAGCTGCTGGCGGTGCCGATCGACAAGGTGTTCGCCGGCTACAGCCACATCTCCGACATCGAGCAGGTCAGCCAGCACTGGCTGGACCGGATCGGCCACTTCTTCGAGCACTACAAGGATTTGGAGAAGGGCAAGTGGGTCAAGCTGGACGGCTGGGGCAAGGCCGCCGAAGCCAAGCAGATCCTGCTGGAAGCGATCGACCGCTACAACGCGACCGAAGAAAGCGACAAGCCGAAGTTCTGA